A stretch of Arachis hypogaea cultivar Tifrunner chromosome 15, arahy.Tifrunner.gnm2.J5K5, whole genome shotgun sequence DNA encodes these proteins:
- the LOC140179258 gene encoding uncharacterized protein: MDVSKDWMDTPRHEKEYQLGVEKFLHFAFSSPGIPQGEEIQCPCAKCCNRLWLRRDVVYDHLICDGFVKGYRRWFNHGESLVAMDVDSDTDEEYNCNDNIDELLRDRFRDTTQVDGHNMGPNEGAKEFYKLVDEASQELYPGCKGFTRLSFTIRLYLLKCLHGWSNASFTSLLELLKEGMPHLNIPTSFDKTKNMVKNLGLDYQKINACPNDCMLYRNGHENDTSCHVCGTSRYIEHHVEEDDATSSKKPRKVAAKTLRHFPLIPRHQRLFMCTRKVEAMSWHHNECVKDGSLRHPADGESWKAFDSRHEDFAKEPRNVRLGLASDGFNPFRTLSSTHSTWLVVLMVYNLPPWMSMKPD, encoded by the coding sequence ATGGATGTATCCAAGGATTGGATGGATACACCACGTCATGAAAAAGAATATCAACTCGGTGTAGAAAAGTTTTTACACTTTGCTTTTTCATCACCGGGAATTCCTCAAGGGGAAGAAATTCAATGCCCATGTGCAAAGTGTTGTAATAGGCTTTGGTTAAGGAGAGATGTCGTGTATGACCATCTAATATGCGATGGATTCGTAAAAGGTTATAGGCGGTGGTTTAATCATGGGGAATCACTTGTTGCTATGGATGTTGACAGTGACACAGATGAGGAATATAACTGCAATGATAATATTGATGAGTTGTTACGTGATAGATTCAGAGATACTACACAAGTTGATGGACATAACATGGGGCCTAACGAAGGTgcaaaagaattttataaattggTAGACGAGGCAAGCCAAGAACTATACCCTGGATGTAAAGGATTCACAAGATTATCCTTTACCATCCGTCTTTACTTGTTAAAATGCTTGCACGGTTGGAGTAATGCGTCGTTCACTTCTCTCTTAGAATTATTGAAAGAAGGAATGCCACATTTGAATATTCCTACTTCTTTTGATAAAACGAAGAATATGGTGAAGAATTTGGGTCTTGACTAccaaaagatcaatgcatgtccCAATGATTGCATGTTGTATCGGAACGGGCATGAGAATGACACATCTTGCCATGTTTGTGGAACATCCCGTTATATTGAGCATCATGTAGAAGAGGACGATGCTACCTCATCTAAAAAGCCTCGTAAAGTTGCTGCAAAAACTCTAAGGCATTTCCCCCTGATTCCCAGACATCAAAGGCTTTTTATGTGCACAAGGAAGGTTGAAGCTATGTCTTGGCATCATAATGAATGTGTTAAAGATGGGTCGTTAAGGCATCCTGCCGATGGTGAATCTTGGAAAGCATTTGACAGTCGACATGAAGATTTTGCAAAGGAGCCTCGTAATGTGAGACTTGGCTTAGCAAGCGACGGATTCAATCCGTTTCGAACTTTGAGTAGTACACATAGTACATGGCTTGTTGTTCTGATGGTGTATAATCTACCCCCTTGGATGAGCATGAAGCCTgattaa